A part of Desulfomicrobium baculatum DSM 4028 genomic DNA contains:
- a CDS encoding glycosyltransferase WbsX family protein: MSSIKIIAFNLPQYHPIPENDEWWGAGFTEWRNVAKARPLFPGHRQPNLPGELGFYDMRLDDTLERQGELAAWSGVSAFCFYHYWFAGRRLLERPIERLRSMTSPSLPYCLCWANHHWTNHWAGISNDILVEQTYPGLGDHRDHYLYWRNFLSDSRYFKVNGKPAMVIFRPNDIPKVARFVDLFQQWARADGFGDLFFIGLDHDLGLLDAGFDAVAPHSLNIALAAYLKGHRRAYHLVRQRLGRFPRWVIDYSSLDRYFKNHLCDGITTLPTAIPNWDNTPRIGRRGLVFANSSPARFADHLRRSVSGFTAANDGKDRILFIKSWNEWAEGNYLEPDLVHDRGWLEAVRSFVSQYNDKNFCKGR, encoded by the coding sequence ATGTCTTCGATAAAAATCATCGCTTTTAATCTGCCTCAGTATCATCCAATCCCAGAGAATGATGAGTGGTGGGGTGCTGGGTTCACAGAATGGCGCAACGTGGCCAAGGCGCGGCCACTTTTCCCCGGACATAGGCAACCAAACTTGCCTGGAGAGCTCGGTTTTTACGATATGCGTCTGGATGATACTCTTGAGCGCCAGGGTGAACTGGCTGCATGGAGTGGTGTAAGTGCATTCTGCTTCTATCACTATTGGTTTGCTGGACGTCGCCTGCTTGAACGTCCAATTGAGCGTTTGCGTTCCATGACATCGCCAAGCCTTCCGTACTGTCTGTGTTGGGCCAATCATCACTGGACCAACCACTGGGCGGGAATTTCAAATGATATCCTCGTGGAACAAACCTATCCGGGCTTAGGGGATCATCGTGACCACTATCTCTATTGGCGGAATTTCCTATCTGATTCGCGATATTTCAAGGTGAACGGCAAGCCGGCTATGGTGATTTTCAGGCCCAATGATATCCCTAAAGTGGCTCGTTTTGTGGACTTATTTCAGCAGTGGGCACGCGCAGATGGTTTTGGGGATCTATTTTTTATTGGATTAGATCATGACTTGGGTCTGTTAGACGCAGGTTTTGACGCGGTGGCACCGCATAGTCTGAATATAGCCTTGGCCGCCTACCTCAAAGGGCATAGGCGAGCCTATCATTTAGTGCGGCAACGCCTCGGACGGTTTCCGCGTTGGGTCATCGATTATTCTTCTCTCGACAGATATTTCAAAAATCATCTTTGCGATGGTATTACAACGCTGCCGACCGCCATTCCTAATTGGGATAATACGCCTCGCATCGGTCGACGTGGCTTGGTGTTTGCTAATAGTTCCCCGGCCCGATTTGCAGATCATCTACGACGTAGTGTGTCAGGTTTTACGGCTGCTAATGATGGCAAGGATAGAATTCTTTTTATTAAATCGTGGAATGAGTGGGCTGAAGGAAACTATCTTGAACCTGATTTGGTCCATGACAGAGGATGGTTAGAGGCAGTGAGAAGTTTTGTGTCGCAATATAATGATAAAAATTTTTGTAAAGGTAGATAA
- a CDS encoding glycosyltransferase, with amino-acid sequence MKPKISVLMSVYNGENFLKESIDSILTQTFSDFEFIIVNDGSNDLTGEILASYKDFRLKIFSIKNRGLSAALNYGLEYCSTELVMRMDADDISYPHRFAALLEDWEIAGQPDVFGSGVDYINENGKKLWSVNMPLDDATIRTALCSYKGQMAIMHPTVLLRKSSVLSCGGYDSYFKIGQDNDLWIRMAANSRFGNSPQRLLKYRFQPSSDTAMAISRSVDDFRMIGCLMKLLSLHKKILIDAGEETLWNICRDQIISVLIKRIDISALKDEEAVSRGLTEVKILIYSRKFIAGILKFWTLYCQYSTIVLNRVFKHKVNGVSIDMLSLEELRRISSH; translated from the coding sequence ATGAAGCCCAAAATTTCGGTTTTGATGAGTGTCTATAATGGTGAAAACTTTCTGAAAGAATCTATTGATAGTATTTTGACTCAAACATTCTCTGATTTTGAATTTATTATTGTCAATGATGGTTCGAATGATCTCACAGGTGAAATACTTGCATCTTACAAAGATTTTCGTTTGAAGATTTTTTCTATAAAAAATCGAGGATTATCTGCAGCGCTAAATTATGGCTTGGAATATTGTTCTACAGAGTTAGTTATGAGGATGGACGCCGACGATATTTCTTATCCGCATCGTTTCGCTGCTTTGCTTGAAGACTGGGAAATTGCTGGTCAGCCAGATGTATTCGGTAGCGGAGTTGACTACATAAACGAAAATGGTAAAAAGTTATGGAGTGTAAATATGCCACTTGATGATGCAACAATTCGGACTGCGTTGTGTAGTTATAAAGGACAAATGGCTATAATGCATCCTACAGTTTTATTACGTAAGTCTTCAGTTTTGTCTTGTGGTGGATATGATTCCTATTTTAAAATTGGTCAAGATAATGATTTATGGATAAGAATGGCTGCAAATAGTCGTTTTGGCAATTCGCCTCAACGACTTTTGAAATATAGATTTCAGCCTAGTTCGGATACTGCGATGGCTATTAGTAGAAGTGTTGATGATTTTAGGATGATTGGATGTTTGATGAAATTACTATCATTGCATAAAAAAATATTGATAGATGCAGGTGAAGAAACTTTGTGGAATATTTGTCGGGATCAAATTATCTCTGTACTAATTAAGCGAATTGATATTTCTGCTCTAAAAGATGAAGAAGCTGTTTCTCGTGGTCTTACTGAGGTGAAGATTCTGATCTATAGTCGTAAATTTATTGCAGGGATTTTAAAATTTTGGACTCTTTATTGTCAATACTCAACAATCGTTCTCAATCGTGTGTTTAAACATAAGGTAAATGGTGTTTCAATCGATATGTTAAGTTTGGAAGAATTACGACGTATATCTAGTCACTGA
- a CDS encoding alpha-1,2-fucosyltransferase, translating to MAKIVTRIMGGIGNQLFCYAAARRLALVNHAELVIDDVTGFSRDRVYRRRYMLDHFNISARKATNYERMEPFERYRRGLAKYISKKLPFFEREYIEQERIEFDPRFLEYRTYNNIYIDGLWQSENYFKDVEDIIRDDLKIIPPTDLENINIAKKIKNIQNTIAMHVRWFDLPGINLGNNVSTYYYHRAIAMMEQRINAPHYFLFSDNLEAVHSKLDLPEGRVTFVSNNDGDDNAYADLWLMSQCKHFITANSTFSWWGAWLGESRDSVVLVPRFSPDGGVTSWCFTGLIPERWEQVSSIR from the coding sequence ATGGCAAAAATAGTAACTAGGATAATGGGTGGCATAGGGAACCAGCTTTTTTGCTATGCAGCAGCTCGTCGTTTGGCGCTTGTAAATCACGCGGAACTTGTAATTGATGACGTAACCGGGTTTTCGCGTGATCGAGTATATCGTAGAAGGTATATGTTAGATCATTTTAATATATCTGCTCGTAAAGCAACGAATTATGAACGAATGGAGCCATTTGAACGTTATCGGCGGGGATTAGCGAAGTATATTTCAAAGAAACTACCTTTTTTTGAACGTGAATATATTGAACAGGAAAGAATCGAATTTGATCCGCGATTTTTAGAGTATCGAACTTATAATAATATATATATTGACGGGCTTTGGCAGAGTGAAAATTACTTTAAAGATGTTGAAGATATTATTCGTGATGATCTAAAAATTATTCCTCCAACAGATTTAGAAAACATTAATATCGCAAAAAAAATAAAAAATATACAAAACACCATTGCGATGCACGTTCGATGGTTCGATTTGCCTGGAATAAATTTAGGCAATAATGTTTCAACGTATTATTACCATAGAGCTATTGCTATGATGGAGCAAAGAATAAATGCACCTCACTATTTTCTCTTTTCCGATAATCTTGAGGCGGTTCATTCAAAACTTGATTTACCGGAGGGCCGGGTTACTTTTGTTTCTAATAATGATGGCGACGATAATGCTTACGCCGATCTGTGGTTGATGAGCCAATGTAAACACTTTATCACCGCTAACAGCACGTTCAGTTGGTGGGGGGCTTGGCTTGGTGAGTCCCGAGATTCTGTAGTTTTGGTGCCACGATTTTCACCTGATGGTGGCGTAACTTCATGGTGTTTTACGGGATTGATTCCAGAGCGATGGGAGCAGGTTTCTTCTATTCGCTGA
- a CDS encoding glycosyltransferase: protein MSMNIIYTIGSIDFASGGPSRVVTSLVQEIAKLGCNVSLVTLGNMLSNVEEDFNIKMYRHDSSVISKFKAILRMRKYILTLVNANHDRSIIHDQGIWLPTNHSVVGISKKMNIPLVVSPHGMLSPWALRHKALKKKIAWLLYQSNDLKSVNLFHATSYQEAKNIFECGFRKPVAVIPNGVEIPAMGKKIFNKKSKKSILFLSRIYPVKGLLNLVSAWSKIRNPDWKIVVAGPDEANHLQDVLKAINLANLDESFDFIGPVDDFEKWKLYFDSDLFVLPSYSENFGIVIAEALACGLPVITTTATPWKELETYNCGWWIGVGVDPLVESLLEAISISDTKRQSMGSIGRQLVENKYSWPMISENMISVYEWVLGGGSPPSCVMTD from the coding sequence ATGAGTATGAACATTATATATACTATAGGTAGTATAGATTTTGCATCTGGAGGACCGTCTCGCGTTGTTACAAGTCTTGTTCAGGAAATCGCAAAGTTAGGTTGCAATGTTAGTTTGGTGACATTAGGAAATATGTTATCGAATGTTGAAGAAGATTTTAATATTAAAATGTATCGGCATGATAGCTCAGTAATTAGTAAATTTAAAGCAATTTTACGAATGCGTAAATACATACTGACTCTTGTTAATGCTAATCATGATAGATCTATAATACATGATCAAGGTATTTGGTTGCCTACGAATCATTCTGTTGTCGGCATTTCAAAGAAAATGAATATACCTCTAGTTGTTAGTCCTCATGGGATGCTATCTCCTTGGGCTCTTCGACACAAAGCATTGAAAAAAAAAATAGCTTGGTTACTATATCAAAGTAATGATCTAAAATCTGTAAATTTATTCCACGCTACTTCATATCAAGAAGCTAAAAACATTTTTGAATGTGGTTTTCGGAAACCTGTAGCTGTAATTCCAAATGGTGTTGAAATTCCAGCGATGGGGAAAAAAATTTTTAATAAAAAATCGAAAAAAAGTATCCTTTTTTTATCCCGAATTTATCCTGTAAAGGGGTTGCTGAATCTTGTTAGTGCATGGAGCAAAATACGTAATCCTGATTGGAAAATTGTTGTCGCTGGTCCTGATGAAGCAAATCATCTTCAAGATGTCTTAAAAGCTATAAATTTAGCTAATTTAGACGAAAGTTTTGATTTTATTGGTCCAGTAGATGATTTTGAAAAATGGAAGTTATATTTTGATTCAGATTTATTTGTTTTGCCATCTTATTCTGAAAATTTTGGAATAGTGATTGCTGAAGCGTTAGCTTGTGGACTTCCTGTTATTACTACAACAGCTACGCCATGGAAAGAGTTAGAAACTTATAATTGTGGATGGTGGATTGGTGTTGGTGTTGACCCATTGGTTGAGTCTTTACTCGAAGCAATTTCTATTTCAGACACAAAACGCCAGTCGATGGGATCAATAGGTAGACAATTGGTTGAAAATAAATACTCTTGGCCTATGATTAGTGAGAACATGATATCAGTTTATGAGTGGGTTTTGGGTGGAGGTTCCCCACCCTCTTGTGTGATGACGGATTGA